In Perca fluviatilis chromosome 3, GENO_Pfluv_1.0, whole genome shotgun sequence, the following proteins share a genomic window:
- the LOC120555596 gene encoding uncharacterized protein LOC120555596 isoform X1 gives MAEAATVLRSKGAVENFVKTLEETTRTKYIVHKSDKHFHGTAWQPSNPMRVRWEWSHESAQKTASIPFDGVPFVFIAYQHLGCHLGRDRSRQQKMRYAVAKQKEFNQKNRRLIKTTKKLGCPAVLNISRIAKFPDYKVADNKDSQRRKMVTKLKEDVKNDPSSVRWEDFFYVRTPAIEDHVGHPLCGQDAGIHEPVDERVKSHIIELTKSGVRRVSEMRQHSRQFVERHLFKDERPPSPTRRRFYPTDKDIRNLMGKAKESVRHSSIDQENLQPFRPLASAAASQPPAEAPAASSQSPAEAPPATKALRRECIGHLKAIMDYVNLIKDDTYLKELRNTIKDLHGQVALQAPVEAGPLLLPEATKKRKAIPSNAVPLPKQPKEHAYANRGDEKAEMIKN, from the exons ATGGCTGAGGCAGCTACGGTTCTCCGGTCCAAGGGGGCTGTGGAAAACTTCGTAAAAACTTTGGAGGAAACTACACGTACCAAGTACATCGTTCATAAGTCTGACAAGCATTTCCACGGTACTG CATGGCAGCCATCAAATCCGATGAGAGTGCGATGGGAGTGGAGTCATGAAAGTGCCCAAAAAACGGCCAGTATCCCCTTTGATGGGGTGCCTTTTGTTTTCATTGCCTATCAGCATTTGGGCTGTCACCTGGGGAGAGACAGGTCCAGACAGCAGAAGATGAGATATGCTGTGGCGAAGCAGAAGGAG TTCAATCAGAAGAACAGACGTCTTATTAAGACCACGAAGAAGCTCGGGTGTCCGGCAGTGCTCAACATTTCAAGGATTGCCAAATTCCCTGATTATAAG GTGGCAGATAACAAGGACAGTCAACGGAGGAAAATGGTAACAAAACTCAAGGAGGATGTGAAGAATGATCCCTCCTCTGTCCGCTGGGAGGATTTCTTCTATGTGCGGACCCCTGCCATCGAAGACCATGTTGGCCACCCTTTGTGTGGACAG GATGCCGGTATCCATGAACCTGTGGATGAACGTGTGAAGAGCCACATCATAGAACTCACCAAAAGCGGGGTGAGACGAGTGAGCGAGATGAGACAGCACTCTAGACAGTTTGTGGAGAGACACCTCTTCAAGGACGAAAGGCCGCCATCACCTACAAGAAGAAGGTTCTACCCCACCGATAAAGATATCCGCAACCTGATGGGGAAGGCTAAAGAATCAGTGAGGCACTCCAGTATTGATCAGGAGAATCTACAG CCTTTTCGGCCACTCGCATCAGCCGCCGCCAGCCAACCACCAGCCGAGGCACCGGCCGCCAGCAGCCAATCACCAGCGGAGGCACCACCGGCCACGAAAGCCCTCAGGAGGGAGTGCATCGGACATCTCAAGGCTATAATGGATTACGTGAACCTTATAAAAGATGACACATACCTGAAGGAACTAAGAAACACTATCAAGGACCTGCACGGTCAGGTTGCGTTGCAGGCGCCGGTGGAAGCGGGACCGCTCTTGCTGCCGGAGGCgacaaaaaagagaaaggcGATTCCCTCGAACGCCGTACCGCTGCCAAAGCAGCCAAAAGAACACGCTTATGCTAACAGAGGGGATGAAAAGGCTGAAATGATAAAGAATTAG
- the LOC120555596 gene encoding calcium-responsive transcription factor-like isoform X2, which produces MRVRWEWSHESAQKTASIPFDGVPFVFIAYQHLGCHLGRDRSRQQKMRYAVAKQKEFNQKNRRLIKTTKKLGCPAVLNISRIAKFPDYKVADNKDSQRRKMVTKLKEDVKNDPSSVRWEDFFYVRTPAIEDHVGHPLCGQDAGIHEPVDERVKSHIIELTKSGVRRVSEMRQHSRQFVERHLFKDERPPSPTRRRFYPTDKDIRNLMGKAKESVRHSSIDQENLQPFRPLASAAASQPPAEAPAASSQSPAEAPPATKALRRECIGHLKAIMDYVNLIKDDTYLKELRNTIKDLHGQVALQAPVEAGPLLLPEATKKRKAIPSNAVPLPKQPKEHAYANRGDEKAEMIKN; this is translated from the exons ATGAGAGTGCGATGGGAGTGGAGTCATGAAAGTGCCCAAAAAACGGCCAGTATCCCCTTTGATGGGGTGCCTTTTGTTTTCATTGCCTATCAGCATTTGGGCTGTCACCTGGGGAGAGACAGGTCCAGACAGCAGAAGATGAGATATGCTGTGGCGAAGCAGAAGGAG TTCAATCAGAAGAACAGACGTCTTATTAAGACCACGAAGAAGCTCGGGTGTCCGGCAGTGCTCAACATTTCAAGGATTGCCAAATTCCCTGATTATAAG GTGGCAGATAACAAGGACAGTCAACGGAGGAAAATGGTAACAAAACTCAAGGAGGATGTGAAGAATGATCCCTCCTCTGTCCGCTGGGAGGATTTCTTCTATGTGCGGACCCCTGCCATCGAAGACCATGTTGGCCACCCTTTGTGTGGACAG GATGCCGGTATCCATGAACCTGTGGATGAACGTGTGAAGAGCCACATCATAGAACTCACCAAAAGCGGGGTGAGACGAGTGAGCGAGATGAGACAGCACTCTAGACAGTTTGTGGAGAGACACCTCTTCAAGGACGAAAGGCCGCCATCACCTACAAGAAGAAGGTTCTACCCCACCGATAAAGATATCCGCAACCTGATGGGGAAGGCTAAAGAATCAGTGAGGCACTCCAGTATTGATCAGGAGAATCTACAG CCTTTTCGGCCACTCGCATCAGCCGCCGCCAGCCAACCACCAGCCGAGGCACCGGCCGCCAGCAGCCAATCACCAGCGGAGGCACCACCGGCCACGAAAGCCCTCAGGAGGGAGTGCATCGGACATCTCAAGGCTATAATGGATTACGTGAACCTTATAAAAGATGACACATACCTGAAGGAACTAAGAAACACTATCAAGGACCTGCACGGTCAGGTTGCGTTGCAGGCGCCGGTGGAAGCGGGACCGCTCTTGCTGCCGGAGGCgacaaaaaagagaaaggcGATTCCCTCGAACGCCGTACCGCTGCCAAAGCAGCCAAAAGAACACGCTTATGCTAACAGAGGGGATGAAAAGGCTGAAATGATAAAGAATTAG